The following proteins are encoded in a genomic region of candidate division KSB1 bacterium:
- a CDS encoding STAS domain-containing protein: MEGIQLSVERPISRDDIAIIKVGGYIDTTTSSELEHSLTSLLKAGSYNIIIDLANVDYISSAGWGIFISEIKGIREKGGDLKLVGMIPDVYEVFELLEFHYILKAFDTVEEAIRDFDAEAKTKGRVVVQAGEESVGSAWSPAASAAEATAERGPIEDDIAEKIKRVVAEFPDAGTAKILKELNTPRFGNVKLGWFQIRKYLKQLDLDSKKKRQDFARQSS, encoded by the coding sequence ATGGAAGGTATCCAGCTTTCTGTAGAAAGGCCCATAAGCCGGGACGATATCGCCATCATCAAGGTTGGTGGCTATATTGACACCACTACTTCGTCGGAGTTGGAACACTCGCTCACTTCCCTGTTGAAGGCCGGCTCCTACAACATCATCATCGATCTCGCCAACGTGGACTACATCAGCAGCGCCGGCTGGGGCATCTTTATCAGCGAGATCAAAGGGATTCGCGAGAAAGGGGGAGATCTCAAGTTGGTCGGCATGATCCCCGACGTGTATGAGGTCTTTGAGCTTTTGGAGTTCCACTACATTCTCAAGGCGTTCGACACGGTCGAAGAAGCTATTAGGGATTTTGATGCTGAAGCGAAGACCAAAGGGCGGGTTGTGGTCCAGGCGGGCGAGGAGTCAGTGGGCAGCGCGTGGTCACCTGCTGCCTCTGCCGCTGAGGCCACGGCCGAGCGGGGTCCCATCGAGGACGATATCGCTGAGAAGATCAAGCGCGTGGTTGCCGAGTTCCCGGATGCAGGAACGGCTAAAATCCTGAAGGAGCTTAATACGCCGCGCTTCGGGAATGTGAAACTAGGTTGGTTCCAGATTCGCAAGTACCTGAAGCAGCTTGATCTGGACTCGAAGAAGAAGAGGCAGGATTTTGCGCGACAGTCATCTTGA
- a CDS encoding SpoIIE family protein phosphatase, whose product MLRTPIKEQLVVPAHIDYLADIRDFVAKIGQKYGFSKQVINAFKLSIDEATTNIIKHAYRDWEGSITVRAIVKRNSLTFVLIDQGKYFDPRRVQPPDLKRYVSIGKKGGLGIFIMRRLLDSIDYRKTEEGNELRLTKRREPVRARRLHLPTLSLSLKARYSAIACAAVTLIVTAGYLYFYSQEDDNALREVLGRGVPMAQTLTTSIAGDIKGEEIDFTTEVSAGEKIQSTVSKFPELVVECFMVDSAGTVRAASVSSPLLYTQFAPPARLRRVDENTVIFAWEGQEVIDISYPLHAQETGKVVGYTHLWLRKKVADSLAASRRAESLRLALIVLAIGVVGTFLLVYVVLNPFRKLAQWVRTLGHEEVEDELDIDASTELGEIAQAFSDITTKLRESQKNLAEQERLRKEMQVAQEIQRTLLPTELPKIEGFSVATFYEAAKEVGGDYFDFVEVDRDTLGIAVADVSGKGVPGSLVMTMIRTALRTEARGVYSAAEVLARVNDFVINDMKKGMFVTVFYAILDSKRRRINYASAGHNPMILYRGATRKTYYLNPQGFPIGIALPEKDLFRRTIQSDTIRLAPDDILILYTDGITEAMNPQREMFGDERLLQVVRDYSHLPVDAFVEQLKNELHSFTEGNPQSDDITLVAIKEQASAESIELERAKRAYRLLEAGRSLRDACAEAGISIYAMSKYRRLFEERGVEAVEVDASVLPVEARHLSIEEKTKIYDIIREHPEYGAKRIAEELATEKYGFESIPEAAIYEELVRSRLNTRQLREAFVARRGTARRMKPPGTPLLTLDGRVIIEKPQPLEVPLVPVRPPAGKGSKGEEPPGRPAGPVKKPTTPRAEVTPSPEPEAPAVALPDVELEKLLTEPIEELLSKPAAASPDLGEEEATVAPEPAEVEDLAATPATSEEAEGLIGGDEWLELLASAEEGGLTAAEQTPAEEEYAPPSDHAGPEVEEAGFAFEELEQFWEESPPPPAAPEEELLPERTVDADDQAFAELLEALEEPVPDEGGNGRQDTRPHHVVEGKEVPPPRPAQRQPDKVLREKVLLKGLRLYHAERYDEAIAEFRRVVEEYPDFKEAHSILGNAYFRNRMYLEAAEEYRKVKEIDDTDPDAYENMGVIYANRGEFEKAIAEWQMVLRLDPSRKDIEKNIERAQRLLAKRGRPAR is encoded by the coding sequence GTGCTTCGTACGCCCATAAAAGAGCAGCTGGTCGTCCCGGCTCACATTGATTACCTGGCCGACATCCGCGACTTTGTGGCCAAGATCGGGCAGAAGTACGGATTCTCTAAGCAGGTCATCAATGCCTTCAAGCTCTCCATAGACGAAGCAACCACCAATATCATCAAGCACGCCTATCGTGACTGGGAAGGGTCCATCACGGTGCGTGCAATTGTCAAGCGCAATAGCCTGACGTTTGTGCTCATCGACCAGGGGAAGTACTTCGATCCACGGCGCGTGCAACCGCCCGACCTGAAGCGGTATGTGAGCATCGGCAAGAAGGGCGGCTTGGGCATTTTCATCATGCGCCGCCTCCTGGATTCCATCGACTACCGCAAGACGGAGGAAGGCAACGAGCTGCGGCTGACCAAGCGGCGCGAGCCGGTGCGGGCCCGTCGCCTCCACCTGCCCACCCTCTCGCTCAGCCTCAAAGCGCGTTACTCGGCGATTGCCTGTGCCGCGGTGACCCTCATTGTCACCGCCGGGTACCTGTACTTCTACAGCCAGGAAGACGACAACGCGCTTCGTGAGGTGCTTGGGCGCGGGGTGCCCATGGCCCAAACCCTCACCACAAGCATTGCCGGTGACATCAAAGGGGAAGAGATCGATTTCACCACTGAGGTCAGCGCTGGGGAGAAGATACAGAGCACGGTCAGCAAATTTCCTGAGTTGGTGGTGGAGTGCTTCATGGTGGACTCCGCAGGCACGGTGCGGGCGGCATCGGTCTCCTCACCGCTCCTGTACACGCAATTTGCTCCCCCAGCCCGGCTCCGTCGCGTGGACGAGAACACGGTGATCTTTGCCTGGGAGGGGCAAGAGGTCATTGACATCTCCTACCCGTTGCATGCCCAGGAGACGGGGAAGGTGGTGGGCTACACTCACCTGTGGCTGCGCAAGAAGGTGGCCGACTCCCTTGCGGCCAGCCGACGCGCCGAGAGCCTCCGCCTGGCCCTGATTGTGCTTGCCATCGGCGTAGTGGGCACCTTCCTGTTGGTCTACGTGGTGCTCAATCCTTTCCGCAAGCTGGCGCAATGGGTGCGCACGCTCGGGCACGAGGAAGTGGAAGACGAGCTGGACATCGACGCGTCCACAGAGCTGGGCGAGATCGCGCAGGCGTTCAGCGACATCACCACCAAGTTGCGCGAATCACAGAAAAACCTCGCTGAGCAGGAGCGCTTGCGCAAAGAGATGCAGGTGGCCCAAGAAATCCAGCGCACCCTCTTGCCCACCGAGCTGCCCAAGATTGAGGGGTTTTCGGTGGCCACCTTCTACGAGGCGGCAAAAGAGGTGGGTGGTGACTACTTTGACTTTGTGGAAGTGGACCGTGACACGCTTGGCATTGCCGTGGCCGACGTCTCGGGCAAGGGGGTGCCCGGGTCTCTGGTAATGACCATGATCCGCACGGCCCTGCGCACTGAGGCCCGTGGGGTCTACTCGGCCGCGGAGGTGCTGGCGCGCGTCAACGACTTTGTGATCAATGACATGAAGAAGGGGATGTTCGTCACGGTCTTTTACGCCATCCTCGATTCCAAGCGACGCCGGATCAACTACGCCAGCGCCGGTCATAACCCGATGATCCTTTACCGCGGTGCGACGCGCAAGACCTACTACCTGAACCCACAGGGATTCCCCATCGGCATCGCCCTGCCGGAAAAAGACCTGTTTAGGCGCACCATCCAGTCAGACACCATCCGCCTGGCGCCGGATGACATCCTCATCCTCTACACCGATGGCATCACCGAGGCCATGAACCCGCAGCGCGAGATGTTTGGTGACGAGCGGTTGTTGCAGGTGGTCAGGGACTATAGCCACTTGCCTGTTGACGCCTTCGTGGAGCAACTGAAGAATGAGCTGCACTCATTCACCGAGGGCAATCCCCAGAGCGACGACATTACCCTGGTGGCGATTAAGGAGCAGGCCAGCGCCGAGAGCATTGAGCTGGAGCGTGCCAAACGCGCCTATCGCCTCCTGGAGGCGGGCAGGAGCTTGCGGGATGCCTGTGCGGAGGCAGGTATTTCCATCTACGCGATGAGCAAATACCGTCGGTTGTTTGAGGAGCGTGGCGTGGAGGCGGTAGAGGTCGATGCCTCAGTGCTTCCCGTTGAGGCCAGGCACCTCAGCATCGAGGAAAAGACCAAGATCTACGACATCATTCGCGAACACCCGGAGTACGGAGCCAAGCGCATTGCCGAGGAGCTGGCCACCGAGAAGTATGGGTTCGAGTCAATCCCTGAGGCGGCAATTTACGAGGAGTTGGTGCGTAGCCGTCTAAACACGCGTCAGCTTCGCGAGGCCTTTGTGGCACGGCGCGGGACGGCGCGGCGGATGAAACCGCCCGGCACGCCTCTGCTGACGCTGGATGGGAGAGTCATAATTGAAAAGCCCCAACCCTTGGAGGTTCCTCTGGTGCCGGTTCGCCCGCCAGCTGGCAAGGGATCCAAGGGCGAAGAACCGCCTGGCCGGCCAGCCGGACCGGTGAAAAAGCCAACGACCCCACGCGCGGAGGTAACGCCGTCGCCTGAACCTGAGGCACCGGCCGTGGCACTCCCGGATGTGGAGTTGGAGAAGCTATTGACTGAACCAATAGAAGAACTGCTCAGCAAGCCAGCCGCGGCCTCTCCAGATCTGGGTGAAGAGGAGGCCACGGTCGCCCCGGAACCTGCCGAGGTTGAGGACCTCGCTGCTACTCCAGCAACCAGCGAGGAGGCGGAGGGGTTGATTGGCGGTGACGAATGGCTGGAGCTCTTGGCGAGCGCCGAGGAAGGGGGGCTGACGGCTGCGGAGCAAACTCCGGCGGAGGAAGAATATGCTCCCCCGTCGGATCATGCCGGCCCGGAAGTGGAAGAGGCGGGTTTTGCCTTTGAGGAGCTAGAGCAGTTCTGGGAGGAAAGCCCGCCGCCTCCGGCGGCACCGGAAGAGGAGTTGCTCCCTGAGCGAACTGTGGACGCCGACGACCAGGCATTTGCCGAGCTCCTGGAGGCCCTCGAGGAACCAGTTCCAGACGAAGGTGGCAATGGTCGCCAGGACACGCGGCCCCACCACGTCGTGGAGGGCAAAGAGGTGCCCCCGCCTCGTCCAGCGCAGAGACAGCCGGACAAGGTGTTGCGAGAAAAAGTGCTGTTGAAAGGTCTGCGGCTCTACCACGCCGAGCGATATGACGAGGCTATCGCCGAATTCAGGCGGGTGGTAGAGGAGTACCCCGATTTCAAAGAGGCTCACAGCATCCTGGGCAACGCCTATTTCCGCAACCGGATGTACCTGGAGGCAGCCGAAGAGTACCGCAAAGTAAAGGAAATTGATGACACCGATCCGGATGCCTACGAGAACATGGGTGTGATCTACGCAAACCGGGGCGAGTTTGAGAAGGCCATCGCCGAATGGCAGATGGTCCTGCGCCTTGACCCGAGCCGTAAAGACATCGAAAAGAACATTGAGCGCGCCCAGCGCCTATTAGCGAAGCGAGGTCGACCGGCCAGGTGA
- a CDS encoding PorV/PorQ family protein, translating to MIERRMIAAALLVAASCGLVRGQMGGQRHLFTYGIGARALGLGGACVADPRDPTALFWNPSALDLLERKSVVTFYANLPWGASLQALGLVLPTRNVGTVGFGYARIGIGGVPARSTHNEPEGTFGFEQQEILVAYAKQLLPWLSMGVTGKLERQELAGFAASALGADAGLVYISRFDNLLLRDLRVGVSVCNLVGPRLRLAGAEGEVVAAPERLPATVRAGLARAFRTAGDGSALAVYLDIDKSEGVPVQLRMGSEYLFRGTAMVRAGLNNGAPSFGAGLAYSSFQIDYSYGWFAERDVAPNHRVSITFAFGLTKQEMVRRAELRRAQEIEEEMRARREWERRQIILSGVREGQAALDRGDYYVAFREFTRVLSIPDSVGLDPDLVEARQEAREKLRLTDQRLQEQFAQEAARRAQEREIQRRQAFVEEHFRKAQAFLAENAFGAAIRELDRILEEFPDNAQAREFRDKAVQDQRAAAQAVIQNAEREARKPGGANEAIRIYREAARIAEGQPDLVSLVEGRIARLTQELNFDNLFRQGLEERRNGNYAAAAEAFKRAMQFQPQNQVVRKHYEEALERALAKDVEPVGKARDLYREGFRLYQQNRFEEALQKFEEANREQPYVRRILQGIDAAKEQIAKAQGRQRPER from the coding sequence ATGATAGAAAGACGTATGATAGCCGCCGCGCTGCTGGTGGCGGCGAGCTGCGGACTGGTGCGAGGCCAGATGGGTGGGCAGCGTCATCTTTTCACGTATGGGATAGGCGCACGGGCCTTGGGCCTGGGTGGGGCCTGTGTGGCTGACCCCCGTGATCCTACGGCCTTGTTCTGGAATCCGAGCGCGCTGGACCTTTTAGAGCGCAAAAGTGTGGTGACCTTCTACGCCAATCTTCCGTGGGGAGCAAGCCTCCAGGCGCTGGGATTGGTCCTGCCGACGCGGAATGTGGGGACTGTGGGGTTTGGCTATGCTCGCATCGGCATCGGCGGGGTTCCTGCCCGCAGCACACATAATGAGCCCGAAGGCACTTTCGGCTTTGAGCAGCAAGAGATTCTGGTGGCCTATGCCAAGCAGCTCCTCCCCTGGCTATCGATGGGGGTGACCGGCAAACTTGAGCGGCAGGAACTTGCCGGCTTCGCTGCCAGCGCGCTCGGTGCTGACGCTGGCCTGGTGTACATTTCGCGCTTTGACAACCTTTTGCTCCGCGATCTGCGGGTAGGCGTGTCAGTGTGCAACCTGGTGGGTCCAAGGCTCCGACTGGCCGGTGCGGAAGGTGAGGTGGTGGCGGCACCGGAACGCCTGCCGGCCACTGTGCGTGCCGGGTTGGCCAGAGCTTTTCGGACCGCCGGTGACGGCAGTGCTTTGGCGGTGTACCTGGACATCGACAAATCTGAGGGCGTCCCCGTGCAGTTGCGCATGGGCAGTGAGTACCTGTTCCGGGGAACGGCAATGGTGCGCGCCGGGTTAAACAATGGCGCGCCATCGTTCGGTGCCGGGTTGGCGTATAGCTCTTTTCAGATCGACTATTCCTACGGCTGGTTTGCCGAGCGCGACGTGGCGCCAAACCACCGCGTGTCCATCACGTTTGCATTCGGGCTGACCAAGCAGGAGATGGTACGGCGGGCGGAGCTGCGCCGGGCGCAGGAAATCGAGGAGGAGATGCGGGCCCGTCGTGAGTGGGAGCGCCGGCAGATCATTCTCAGCGGAGTGCGCGAGGGCCAAGCCGCACTGGACCGCGGCGATTACTACGTGGCCTTCCGGGAGTTCACCAGGGTCCTTTCCATCCCCGACAGTGTGGGCCTGGACCCGGACCTTGTGGAGGCGCGCCAGGAGGCGCGCGAGAAGTTGCGTCTCACCGACCAGCGCCTGCAGGAACAATTTGCCCAGGAGGCCGCTCGCAGGGCGCAAGAACGCGAGATCCAGCGGCGGCAGGCTTTCGTCGAGGAGCACTTCAGAAAGGCGCAGGCCTTCCTGGCGGAGAATGCCTTCGGGGCTGCTATTCGCGAACTGGACCGCATCTTGGAAGAATTCCCGGATAACGCGCAAGCTCGCGAGTTCCGGGACAAGGCGGTCCAGGACCAACGGGCGGCAGCCCAGGCGGTCATCCAGAACGCCGAGCGCGAGGCGCGCAAGCCGGGTGGGGCCAACGAGGCCATCCGCATCTATCGCGAGGCGGCCAGAATCGCCGAAGGGCAACCCGATCTGGTGAGCTTAGTAGAGGGGCGCATCGCTCGCTTAACGCAAGAGCTGAATTTTGACAATCTGTTCCGTCAGGGATTGGAAGAGAGGCGCAACGGCAACTACGCCGCCGCTGCAGAGGCTTTCAAGCGGGCTATGCAGTTCCAGCCGCAGAACCAGGTGGTACGCAAGCACTACGAAGAGGCTTTGGAGCGAGCCCTAGCCAAGGACGTGGAGCCGGTGGGGAAGGCCCGGGACTTGTACCGCGAAGGTTTCCGCCTTTATCAACAGAACAGATTCGAAGAAGCGCTGCAAAAGTTCGAAGAGGCAAACCGCGAACAACCCTATGTGCGGCGTATCCTGCAGGGGATCGACGCGGCCAAGGAACAGATAGCCAAGGCGCAAGGGCGCCAGCGACCGGAGAGGTAG